A region from the Colwellia sp. PAMC 21821 genome encodes:
- a CDS encoding SufS family cysteine desulfurase — protein MKITISFMDKFTFTSFRQQFPILEGLVNGQPLVYFDNAATTQKPTCVIDSYQHYYQMNNANVHRASHALSARATLAFEDVRGKVKKFINANTHKEIIWTKGSTESINLVAQSWGRSTLQPNDEVVLSFSEHHANIVPWQIVAQQTGAKIKVLPLTQSGQIDVEQLESVIGERTRMVCFGHISNVIGKINPMKEIIRVAQKYKALTLVDGAQAIAHLSVDVKALDCDFYVFSAHKMYGPTGVGVLYGKQKLLEKMPPYQAGGEMIKSVSFEQTTFNDLPHKFEAGTPNIAGVVALGSSVSFLQQQDHAGVLEYETRLKQYCFEQLSTVEGLTYIVNEAPDIPVFSFTLAGQHNHDVATALDSVGIAVRSGHHCAMPLMQYLNIDGCIRLSLSAYNSYEEIDYVVQQLKSISYPILNVNENSNTLKHNEITDFKSLTTTHLAVDDILAMFAKAKSWDSKHREIMMLGKKQLRLPEKDRTELSLITGCESHAWLICYKEEGNLFRFKADSDAKVIRGLFAIILAAVDNKTAAQISAFDMDNYFSELGLLQHLSPSRGNGLRAIVQKIYRSIESN, from the coding sequence ATGAAAATCACTATTAGCTTTATGGATAAATTCACTTTTACTTCTTTTCGACAACAATTTCCTATTCTTGAAGGCTTAGTTAATGGCCAGCCGTTAGTGTATTTCGATAATGCCGCAACAACGCAAAAACCAACTTGTGTTATTGACAGCTATCAACATTATTATCAAATGAATAATGCCAATGTCCATCGGGCATCTCATGCGTTAAGTGCTAGGGCAACATTAGCTTTTGAAGATGTTAGGGGAAAAGTAAAAAAATTCATTAATGCTAACACTCACAAAGAAATTATTTGGACTAAAGGTAGTACTGAAAGTATTAATTTAGTTGCACAAAGTTGGGGACGTTCAACATTACAACCCAATGATGAGGTTGTATTAAGTTTTAGTGAGCATCACGCCAACATTGTGCCCTGGCAAATTGTGGCACAGCAAACAGGTGCAAAAATTAAAGTACTACCTTTAACGCAATCAGGTCAAATTGACGTGGAACAACTTGAAAGTGTTATTGGTGAGCGTACTCGAATGGTTTGTTTTGGTCATATATCGAACGTCATTGGCAAAATAAATCCAATGAAGGAAATCATACGCGTCGCGCAAAAGTATAAGGCATTAACCTTAGTTGATGGTGCTCAGGCGATTGCACATTTAAGCGTCGATGTTAAGGCCTTAGATTGCGATTTTTATGTCTTTTCCGCACATAAAATGTATGGCCCAACGGGCGTGGGTGTACTGTATGGTAAGCAAAAATTACTAGAGAAAATGCCACCATACCAAGCGGGCGGAGAAATGATCAAGTCAGTGAGCTTTGAGCAAACAACATTTAATGACTTACCACATAAATTCGAAGCCGGCACACCCAACATTGCTGGTGTTGTTGCGCTGGGCTCGTCTGTTTCATTTCTGCAACAACAAGACCACGCAGGGGTACTAGAATATGAAACTAGATTGAAACAATATTGCTTCGAGCAGTTATCAACTGTTGAGGGTTTAACATATATTGTTAATGAAGCACCGGATATTCCAGTATTTTCATTCACCCTTGCTGGGCAACATAATCATGATGTTGCCACCGCACTAGACAGTGTTGGTATTGCCGTTCGCTCAGGGCATCATTGCGCAATGCCTTTAATGCAATATCTTAATATTGATGGCTGTATTCGCTTATCTTTATCAGCATACAACAGCTATGAAGAAATAGACTATGTCGTGCAACAACTGAAAAGCATAAGCTACCCTATATTGAATGTTAATGAAAATTCAAACACGTTAAAGCACAATGAAATTACTGATTTTAAATCGCTTACCACGACACATTTAGCTGTTGATGACATATTAGCCATGTTCGCCAAAGCGAAAAGCTGGGATAGTAAACATCGTGAAATTATGATGTTAGGTAAAAAACAATTACGCTTACCAGAAAAAGATAGGACTGAACTGTCATTAATTACGGGCTGTGAAAGCCATGCATGGTTGATTTGTTATAAAGAAGAGGGCAATTTATTTCGCTTTAAAGCTGATAGCGATGCCAAAGTTATCCGTGGCTTATTTGCCATTATATTAGCCGCGGTTGATAACAAAACTGCCGCGCAAATAAGCGCCTTTGATATGGACAATTATTTTAGTGAATTAGGTTTACTACAACACTTAAGCCCGTCGCGCGGTAACGGGCTACGAGCTATTGTACAGAAAATATATCGTTCGATTGAATCAAATTAA
- the pnp gene encoding polyribonucleotide nucleotidyltransferase: MFNPVTKTFEFGQHTVTLETGVIARQATCAVMASMDDTSVLVSVVGKKEAKPGQDFFPLTVNYQERTYAAGKIPGGFFKREGRPSEEETLICRLIDRPIRPLFPEGFTNEVQVVITVVSANPEISPDIIALLGTSAALAISGMPFSGPVGAARVGYTDGKYILNPLQSELETSQLNLVVSGTDSAVLMVESEADVLSEEVMLGAVMFGHEQMQTAITAIKEMAAEVNNPKWDWVAPVKNADLIAKIAELSESQVDEAYQITEKAVRYEKIKEIRDGVVAALLAADADLDVQEAKDLFHDLEKTVVRGRITNGKPRIDGRDPEMIRALDVMTGVLPRTHGSAVFTRGETQALVVATLGTQRDAQRLDTIMGEKTDNFMLHYNFPPYCVGETGFVGSPKRREIGHGRLAKRGMLAVMPSAEEFPYSVRVVSEITESNGSSSMASVCGTSLALMDAGVPIKASVAGIAMGLVKEGDNFVVLSDILGDEDHLGDMDFKVAGTTGGITALQMDIKIEGITQEIMQLALNQAKAARTHILSVMDEAIGGHRDDISQFAPRIHTMKVPQDKIRDIIGKGGATIRQLTEETGTTIEIEDDGTVRIAATDGDQAKDAIARITALTAEIEVGTVYTGKVVRIVDFGAFVNVLPGKDGLVHISQISEERVNAVSDVLTEGQDVVVKVLEVDRQGRVRLSMKEAMEKPVAAAPETDSAE, translated from the coding sequence ATGTTTAATCCAGTTACTAAAACATTTGAGTTCGGTCAACATACCGTAACTCTAGAAACGGGCGTAATTGCTCGTCAAGCCACTTGTGCCGTTATGGCTAGCATGGACGATACATCAGTATTAGTCTCTGTTGTTGGTAAAAAAGAAGCTAAACCAGGTCAAGACTTTTTCCCGTTAACAGTTAACTACCAAGAGCGTACTTACGCAGCGGGTAAAATCCCAGGTGGTTTCTTCAAACGTGAAGGTCGTCCTTCAGAAGAAGAAACACTAATTTGTCGTCTAATTGACCGTCCAATTCGTCCACTATTCCCTGAAGGATTTACTAACGAAGTTCAAGTAGTAATCACGGTTGTTTCTGCTAACCCAGAAATTTCTCCAGACATTATCGCTTTGTTAGGTACGTCTGCAGCATTAGCTATTTCAGGTATGCCTTTCAGTGGCCCAGTTGGTGCAGCACGCGTTGGTTACACTGACGGCAAATATATTCTTAACCCGTTACAGTCTGAATTAGAAACGTCTCAGTTGAACTTAGTTGTTTCTGGTACTGATTCTGCTGTATTAATGGTTGAATCTGAAGCTGACGTACTTTCTGAAGAAGTTATGCTTGGCGCTGTTATGTTTGGTCATGAGCAAATGCAAACGGCTATTACAGCAATTAAAGAAATGGCTGCAGAAGTTAACAATCCTAAATGGGATTGGGTTGCACCAGTTAAAAACGCTGATCTTATCGCTAAAATAGCTGAGCTTTCTGAAAGCCAAGTTGACGAAGCTTACCAAATTACTGAAAAAGCTGTTCGTTACGAAAAAATTAAAGAAATTCGCGATGGTGTTGTTGCAGCATTATTGGCAGCTGATGCTGACCTTGATGTTCAAGAAGCAAAAGATTTATTCCATGACCTAGAAAAAACGGTTGTTCGTGGACGCATTACAAATGGCAAGCCTCGTATTGATGGTCGTGATCCTGAAATGATCCGCGCATTAGACGTAATGACGGGTGTGTTACCGCGTACGCATGGTTCTGCTGTGTTTACTCGTGGTGAAACTCAAGCATTAGTTGTTGCTACACTAGGTACACAACGTGACGCACAACGTTTAGACACCATCATGGGTGAAAAAACTGATAACTTCATGCTTCATTATAACTTCCCTCCATACTGTGTTGGTGAAACAGGTTTTGTTGGTTCTCCTAAGCGTCGTGAAATCGGCCATGGTCGTCTTGCTAAACGTGGTATGTTGGCTGTTATGCCTTCGGCTGAAGAATTCCCGTATTCGGTTCGTGTAGTTTCTGAAATTACTGAATCAAACGGTTCATCTTCAATGGCTTCTGTTTGTGGTACTTCTTTAGCACTTATGGATGCCGGTGTACCAATTAAAGCTTCAGTTGCTGGTATTGCTATGGGTCTAGTTAAAGAAGGCGACAACTTTGTTGTTCTTTCTGACATCTTAGGTGATGAAGATCACTTAGGCGACATGGACTTTAAAGTAGCGGGTACTACCGGTGGTATTACTGCACTTCAAATGGACATTAAAATTGAAGGTATAACACAAGAAATTATGCAACTTGCTTTAAACCAAGCAAAAGCTGCACGTACTCATATCTTAAGTGTTATGGACGAAGCTATTGGCGGACATCGTGATGATATCTCTCAATTCGCTCCACGTATTCATACGATGAAAGTTCCTCAAGATAAAATTCGTGACATTATCGGTAAAGGTGGCGCAACTATTCGTCAACTTACTGAAGAAACTGGCACGACTATTGAGATTGAAGACGATGGTACGGTTAGAATCGCAGCGACTGATGGCGACCAAGCAAAAGATGCTATTGCACGTATTACTGCGCTTACTGCTGAAATTGAAGTGGGCACGGTTTACACAGGTAAAGTTGTACGTATCGTTGACTTTGGTGCGTTTGTTAACGTATTACCAGGTAAAGACGGTTTAGTACATATTTCTCAAATCTCTGAAGAACGTGTAAACGCTGTTAGCGACGTATTGACAGAAGGCCAAGATGTAGTCGTTAAAGTACTAGAAGTTGACCGTCAAGGTCGCGTACGTTTAAGTATGAAAGAAGCGATGGAAAAGCCAGTTGCAGCAGCGCCTGAAACTGACTCAGCAGAGTAA
- a CDS encoding serine hydrolase, whose product MRRIISAAVYTLILLNAGCALNENSAEEGSASYSWPQEEWEASTLEAEGIDSLPITRFVEEIESGKYGMVDHFLLIRNGRVVVDERFKRDYKLVAEKVRPQERIGLNRRDPKYDYENADYHPFYQGTELHTLQSISKSVTSLALGIAIDKGQMEGIDAPVLPFFDAYDFDRSDPRRAAMKVVDLLTMRSGIEWEPDGSFQDPETSTVSLENAEEWIQFILDHPMDTEPGTFFEYNDGASVLLGKIVGVATGQRLDKWTEERLFDPIGIDNYYWKATPDQEIDSMGGLYLSAHDLARIGLLVLHEGMWVDERVVSKDWIRQSTSPHVADTSPNDDNDNRVYGYQWWLPNSNTDRPRAIAATGFGGQCLTVIPELDLIIVFTGYDLRGEYWTAERVLRTEVLPKAVRK is encoded by the coding sequence GTGCGACGAATAATTTCTGCAGCGGTTTACACTTTAATCCTACTCAATGCTGGATGTGCCCTGAACGAAAATTCAGCCGAAGAAGGCTCTGCCTCATACTCTTGGCCTCAAGAGGAATGGGAGGCTTCAACCCTTGAAGCTGAAGGCATCGACTCACTTCCGATCACTCGATTTGTAGAGGAAATTGAATCCGGAAAATACGGAATGGTCGATCATTTTCTCCTTATCCGAAATGGCCGTGTGGTGGTCGATGAGCGTTTCAAGCGAGACTATAAGCTTGTCGCTGAGAAAGTTCGCCCACAAGAGAGAATTGGCTTGAACAGACGCGATCCCAAATATGATTATGAAAATGCTGACTATCATCCTTTTTACCAGGGCACAGAGCTCCACACCCTCCAATCAATATCAAAGAGCGTAACTTCTCTCGCGCTCGGAATCGCAATTGACAAAGGACAAATGGAGGGGATTGATGCTCCCGTTTTGCCTTTCTTTGATGCCTATGATTTCGACAGATCAGACCCGCGTAGAGCTGCGATGAAAGTCGTTGATTTACTCACAATGCGAAGCGGCATTGAATGGGAGCCTGATGGTAGTTTTCAGGACCCTGAGACCAGCACAGTCAGTCTTGAGAATGCAGAGGAATGGATACAGTTTATTCTCGATCACCCAATGGATACCGAACCGGGCACTTTCTTTGAATATAATGACGGAGCAAGCGTACTTTTGGGCAAGATAGTTGGCGTTGCGACGGGGCAAAGGCTGGATAAATGGACCGAAGAACGCCTTTTCGATCCAATCGGAATCGATAATTATTACTGGAAAGCCACGCCCGATCAGGAGATTGACAGTATGGGCGGCCTGTACCTTTCGGCTCATGACCTGGCGAGAATTGGGCTGCTAGTTTTGCACGAGGGAATGTGGGTAGATGAAAGGGTGGTCAGTAAGGACTGGATCCGCCAATCAACATCGCCGCACGTCGCCGATACATCACCGAACGACGATAATGACAATAGGGTTTATGGCTATCAGTGGTGGCTGCCGAACAGCAACACTGACCGGCCAAGGGCCATTGCCGCGACTGGTTTCGGTGGTCAGTGCCTCACAGTCATTCCCGAACTGGACCTTATAATTGTCTTTACCGGATATGATTTACGCGGTGAATACTGGACCGCTGAGCGGGTCTTGCGTACAGAAGTATTACCCAAAGCAGTACGTAAATGA
- the tcdA gene encoding tRNA cyclic N6-threonylcarbamoyladenosine(37) synthase TcdA, with translation MSDYQLRFGGIARLYGNSQSAALQQAHFCVIGIGGVGSWVAEAFARNGIGQITLIDLDDLCITNINRQIHALTDTIGLSKVDVMRDRIKQINPECVVNTIEDFVTLENVKEILTNSFDYVIDAIDSVNVKSAVIAHCKRNKLPIVTIGGAGGQVDPSKIAIADLSQTFQDPLLAKVRNQLRREYNFSRNVKRKFSIDAVFSSEQLRYPDADGNVCHAKQSSEGSMRLDCSGGFGAATHVTACFAFFAVGKAMDKYLKKVLS, from the coding sequence ATGTCAGATTATCAATTAAGATTCGGTGGTATCGCACGACTGTATGGTAACAGCCAAAGCGCAGCACTACAGCAGGCACATTTCTGTGTGATCGGCATTGGCGGAGTTGGTTCGTGGGTAGCAGAAGCATTTGCCCGCAATGGTATTGGTCAAATAACGTTAATTGATCTTGATGATTTGTGTATAACCAATATAAACCGTCAGATTCATGCCTTAACCGATACTATTGGCCTGAGTAAAGTTGATGTTATGCGTGATAGAATTAAGCAAATTAACCCTGAATGTGTCGTTAACACCATAGAAGATTTTGTTACGCTAGAAAATGTGAAAGAAATACTCACCAACTCGTTTGATTACGTTATCGACGCTATCGATTCTGTTAATGTTAAAAGTGCTGTTATTGCACATTGTAAGCGAAATAAATTACCCATCGTTACTATTGGTGGTGCAGGTGGGCAAGTAGATCCGAGTAAAATCGCCATTGCCGATTTAAGTCAGACTTTCCAAGACCCCTTGTTGGCGAAAGTACGAAACCAACTGCGTAGAGAGTACAATTTTTCACGAAATGTGAAGCGCAAATTTTCAATTGATGCCGTATTTTCAAGTGAACAACTTCGCTACCCTGACGCCGATGGAAACGTTTGTCACGCTAAGCAATCAAGTGAAGGCTCTATGCGTTTAGATTGTAGCGGTGGGTTTGGTGCAGCAACACATGTTACGGCTTGTTTTGCATTTTTTGCTGTGGGTAAAGCAATGGATAAATATTTAAAGAAAGTACTCAGCTAG
- the rpsO gene encoding 30S ribosomal protein S15 gives MSLNAAEKAAIVAEYAQAEGDTGSPEVQVALLTVQINHLQGHFKEHIHDHHSRRGLLRMVSQRRKLLDYLKGKNVERYTALIGKLGLRR, from the coding sequence ATGTCTTTAAACGCTGCTGAAAAAGCTGCTATCGTTGCAGAATATGCACAAGCTGAAGGTGATACTGGTTCTCCAGAAGTACAAGTTGCTTTGTTAACTGTACAAATCAACCACTTACAAGGTCACTTCAAAGAGCACATCCATGATCACCACTCACGTCGTGGTTTATTACGCATGGTAAGCCAACGTCGTAAATTACTTGATTACTTAAAAGGCAAAAACGTTGAACGTTACACTGCTTTAATCGGTAAATTAGGTCTACGTCGTTAA
- a CDS encoding serine hydrolase — MIPNTQKAVRYTLVLLYLLLMGISFTATATESTHIDLKKLDVVLDNPPNLPFKRSDINLLNWQHWPYSRYASHHPREFVTMATIYADREASALVEKSNDELGLSSHKVLLGQGEVVTLEEALNEIHMKGFAIMHGGKLAFETYGQGMQKHDIQVLQSSSKTFIGMLVYKLAHEGLLDLTANVKDYLPDLKAAVYDGATLQHMLDMQVGFPKLGDYHKAGELGYLSEIHLGLKPKVLGINKRSTLSFIRQFQKPTFVPGSEFTYADMNTQVLMMIAERITGKSYAQLIEETFWLPLQARYDAAIAVDDEGHAGASWGLAVSLRDAARFGQMMLERGTFNGQRIIPESYFKDTYDTPFSGHSTSYKTLGMAEQYKNHVWMMQDANLMYTAGSFGQYIFVDYKHKFAVVFMANWANNSIQKNLDDMLRIVLSIGERIANIENQK, encoded by the coding sequence ATGATACCTAATACACAAAAGGCTGTTAGATATACGCTTGTGCTTTTATATTTATTGCTCATGGGCATAAGCTTTACGGCTACGGCAACAGAATCTACTCATATAGACTTAAAAAAACTAGATGTTGTGCTTGATAACCCACCAAACTTACCATTTAAACGTAGTGATATTAACCTCCTTAATTGGCAACATTGGCCTTATAGTCGCTATGCCAGCCACCACCCTCGTGAATTCGTCACTATGGCTACAATATATGCAGATAGAGAAGCGTCGGCATTGGTCGAAAAGAGTAATGATGAACTCGGACTCAGTTCGCACAAAGTTTTGCTAGGGCAAGGGGAAGTTGTAACGCTTGAGGAAGCGTTAAATGAAATTCACATGAAAGGGTTTGCCATTATGCATGGCGGAAAATTAGCTTTCGAAACCTACGGGCAGGGTATGCAAAAACACGATATCCAAGTTCTACAGTCTTCTTCAAAAACCTTTATTGGCATGTTGGTTTATAAATTGGCACATGAAGGACTGTTGGATTTAACAGCAAATGTTAAAGACTATTTACCTGACTTGAAAGCGGCTGTTTATGACGGTGCGACGTTACAGCATATGCTTGACATGCAAGTCGGTTTCCCTAAATTGGGGGACTACCATAAGGCGGGTGAATTAGGTTATTTGAGTGAGATTCACCTGGGGTTGAAACCGAAGGTTTTAGGTATCAATAAACGTTCTACGCTTTCCTTCATTCGTCAATTTCAAAAGCCTACTTTTGTACCAGGATCTGAATTTACCTACGCCGATATGAATACCCAAGTGCTAATGATGATTGCCGAACGTATAACGGGGAAATCTTATGCGCAACTTATTGAAGAGACATTTTGGCTTCCTTTACAAGCAAGGTATGATGCGGCAATTGCTGTCGACGATGAGGGGCATGCAGGTGCTAGTTGGGGTCTGGCTGTCAGTCTGCGGGATGCTGCGCGCTTTGGCCAGATGATGCTGGAACGTGGGACTTTTAATGGGCAAAGAATAATCCCTGAAAGCTATTTTAAAGACACATACGACACACCTTTTTCAGGGCATTCAACGTCTTACAAAACATTAGGTATGGCAGAGCAGTACAAAAACCATGTTTGGATGATGCAGGATGCCAATTTAATGTACACAGCAGGTTCTTTTGGACAGTATATTTTTGTCGATTATAAACATAAATTTGCAGTAGTATTTATGGCGAACTGGGCCAACAACAGTATTCAGAAAAACCTCGATGATATGTTGCGCATCGTCCTAAGTATTGGCGAGCGTATCGCTAACATAGAGAACCAGAAGTAG
- a CDS encoding alpha/beta hydrolase: MILKYSLYLLLTLAVFLGIYLYSNLAYDRSVTELSKRWAPEPSKFLNVAGMNIHYRDEGPKSDKAPIVLIHGTSASLHTWDGWVEELKAQRRVIRFDLPAFGLTGPDPQNNYTIEHYAEVVIAVLDKLKVDNSVLAGNSLGGYIAWATAVFYPDRVSKLILVDASGYPYDPESVPLAFKLSQNPIASRLLKNVLPKSLVEKSIKNVYGNPDLVTEELVNRYYELSLREGNRSALKARFEQTLPGALIEKIHTINVPTLLIWGRKDRLIPLKFGKQFEQEIVNSELIVFDDLGHVPHEENPQATVSAVLKFL, from the coding sequence ATGATTTTAAAATATAGTTTATATTTACTGCTTACCTTGGCCGTTTTCCTCGGCATTTATCTTTATTCAAATTTAGCGTACGACAGATCTGTTACAGAGCTAAGTAAACGCTGGGCGCCTGAGCCATCAAAATTTTTAAATGTTGCTGGGATGAATATTCACTATAGAGACGAAGGCCCTAAGTCGGATAAAGCGCCTATTGTTTTAATTCATGGTACAAGTGCGTCGTTACATACTTGGGATGGCTGGGTAGAGGAATTAAAAGCGCAGCGCAGAGTCATTCGATTTGATTTACCTGCTTTTGGCTTAACAGGGCCTGATCCACAAAATAATTATACCATTGAGCATTACGCAGAAGTCGTTATTGCCGTGTTAGATAAATTAAAAGTCGACAACAGTGTGTTAGCAGGTAATTCGCTAGGCGGTTATATTGCTTGGGCGACAGCAGTATTTTATCCAGATAGAGTGTCTAAATTAATTTTAGTCGATGCAAGTGGCTATCCTTATGATCCTGAGTCTGTGCCACTTGCTTTTAAATTGTCTCAAAACCCGATAGCAAGTCGACTATTAAAAAATGTTTTACCTAAATCACTGGTAGAAAAAAGCATCAAAAATGTTTATGGAAATCCGGATTTAGTGACCGAAGAATTAGTTAATCGATACTATGAACTTTCATTGCGTGAAGGTAATCGCAGCGCTTTAAAGGCACGTTTTGAACAGACATTACCTGGAGCTTTGATAGAAAAAATTCATACTATTAATGTGCCAACACTTTTAATTTGGGGGAGAAAAGACCGACTGATACCCCTTAAGTTTGGTAAACAATTTGAACAAGAAATCGTTAATAGTGAATTAATTGTCTTTGATGATTTGGGTCATGTGCCTCATGAAGAAAACCCTCAGGCAACAGTTTCGGCGGTGCTAAAATTTTTATAG
- the nlpI gene encoding lipoprotein NlpI, whose amino-acid sequence MRLLSNTQFSKTLFSKVLLISGLLLAQGCQSTSPQQSVIGDLIIAEPMAISYKSEIALARLTQVIQRAEISDGQRAELFYQRGVEYDKVGLRGLARFDFNQAITLKPDMVDAYNFIGIHFTQLQEFNQAYDAFDSAIELAPDHEYAFLNRGIALYYGGRPNLASTDFETFREFQQNDPYRVLWQYLADIEIDQLKAEQDLALFAELIDESVWAKNVIKLYLDEMSQNDFIDQLVVNVNSNEALTERLCEAYFYLGKYSQMKGDVNAAINFFKLALSTNVYEFVEHRYAKLELDLMRQSIQQSITP is encoded by the coding sequence GTGCGCTTACTTTCTAATACTCAATTTTCTAAAACTTTATTTTCCAAAGTATTACTTATTTCAGGTTTATTGCTCGCTCAAGGTTGTCAATCTACAAGCCCTCAGCAATCTGTAATTGGCGACCTGATCATTGCTGAGCCTATGGCTATCAGCTATAAAAGTGAAATAGCGTTAGCGCGATTGACACAAGTGATACAAAGGGCTGAAATTAGCGATGGCCAAAGAGCAGAATTATTTTATCAACGAGGTGTTGAATACGATAAAGTTGGCTTACGTGGCTTAGCGCGTTTTGACTTTAACCAAGCTATTACCTTAAAGCCCGACATGGTAGATGCCTATAACTTCATTGGTATTCATTTTACTCAATTACAAGAGTTTAATCAGGCATACGACGCCTTTGACTCTGCCATAGAATTAGCCCCTGATCATGAATACGCCTTCTTAAACCGTGGCATTGCGCTGTATTATGGTGGTCGTCCAAATTTAGCCTCTACTGATTTTGAAACTTTTCGAGAATTTCAACAAAATGATCCTTATCGCGTGTTGTGGCAATATCTTGCAGACATAGAAATTGATCAACTAAAGGCCGAACAAGACTTAGCCTTATTTGCAGAATTAATTGATGAAAGTGTTTGGGCAAAAAATGTGATTAAGCTTTACTTAGACGAAATGAGTCAAAATGATTTTATTGACCAATTAGTCGTCAATGTTAATTCGAACGAAGCACTTACTGAGCGTTTATGTGAAGCTTATTTTTATTTAGGAAAGTACAGCCAAATGAAAGGCGATGTAAACGCCGCTATTAATTTTTTTAAACTGGCGCTTAGTACAAACGTATATGAATTTGTTGAACACAGATATGCCAAGCTTGAGTTAGATTTAATGCGACAATCGATACAGCAAAGCATTACACCTTAA
- a CDS encoding mechanosensitive ion channel domain-containing protein → MEDIFGTKINASELTDQAISLVMTYAPKLVLAIITLIAGLWLINRFVGVLDKRLGKKDPTLNKFLCGLLSAVMKVMLLISVASMIGIATTSFIAVIGAAGLAIGLALQGSLANFAGGVLILIFKPFKVGDTIEAQGFLGAVAEIQILYTVVNTFDNRRIVIPNGSLSNATLVNVSIYEKRRCDMTFGIHYDDDIDKAKAILQRLFEEDERSLKEPAPRICVGSLGDNSVNLMFRPWVATDDLWPYYWDMQEKVKKAYDNEGITIPYPQRDVHVYKSE, encoded by the coding sequence ATGGAAGACATTTTTGGAACAAAAATAAATGCTTCGGAATTAACAGACCAAGCAATATCACTAGTTATGACATACGCACCCAAGTTGGTGCTCGCCATTATTACTTTAATCGCTGGTTTGTGGTTAATTAATCGATTTGTTGGCGTGTTAGACAAAAGACTTGGCAAAAAAGATCCAACACTTAACAAATTCCTGTGTGGATTACTCAGCGCGGTTATGAAAGTCATGCTGCTAATTTCAGTCGCCTCGATGATAGGTATTGCAACGACCTCCTTTATTGCGGTTATCGGTGCTGCTGGTCTAGCTATAGGCCTAGCGTTGCAGGGAAGTCTGGCCAATTTTGCCGGCGGTGTACTTATCTTAATATTCAAGCCTTTCAAGGTCGGCGATACTATCGAAGCTCAGGGCTTTTTGGGGGCTGTCGCTGAAATCCAAATTCTCTATACCGTAGTAAATACCTTCGACAACCGACGTATTGTTATTCCAAATGGCAGCCTTTCTAATGCCACTTTGGTTAATGTCAGTATTTACGAGAAACGCCGATGCGACATGACCTTTGGCATTCATTATGACGACGACATCGATAAAGCTAAGGCCATTCTTCAACGCTTGTTTGAAGAGGACGAACGTTCTTTGAAGGAACCAGCGCCAAGAATTTGTGTTGGTAGCCTCGGCGATAACTCAGTAAATCTAATGTTCCGTCCTTGGGTTGCAACTGATGACCTTTGGCCTTACTACTGGGACATGCAAGAAAAGGTCAAAAAGGCCTATGATAATGAGGGTATTACTATTCCCTACCCTCAACGTGACGTTCATGTTTATAAGTCTGAGTGA